The following proteins are co-located in the Gigantopelta aegis isolate Gae_Host chromosome 5, Gae_host_genome, whole genome shotgun sequence genome:
- the LOC121372970 gene encoding uncharacterized protein LOC121372970, which produces MDVSLMLLVTVLCILSPVHSDTCDTNCQNGGTPSKECGQCDCVKGYTGFQCELGDVLLNLVVDTTEMFLGLAFTMTCKVTNARGFGVKKSVVEFQRVGGNVLPTYALQKGSKCSGHTKMLGYVPRCGMGTDDVNSNMKIYIMEIIQVTKSDVTDWVCSIMYPKIQKSRIMHFKLAAVNLTMSAESKDAVIDKPFILTCTLEHPTSGLVRGTLEFLRGTNVFGSLRQEGPKCRVITSTSRSYKCKCGKGTDQVGSRVKIYHMEIVRLTYHDKWYWFCGIEFGDKSNKFSFSEFIPCKLKCKNGGSPNDVCDKCNCVGNWTGSTCRECGLTCLNGGTLLAMCSGCICRSGFKGPTCGESVFMLREMCPRCGGSYNKRCVTQSGLFFVMLRGLLVRKR; this is translated from the exons ACACGTGTGATACTAATTGCCAGAATGGTGGTACACCGTCCAAGGAGTGCGGACAATGTGACTGCGTCAAAGGATACACTGGATTCCAGTGTGAACTGGGtg ATGTGCTGCTCAACCTGGTCGTGGATACCACTGAAATGTTTCTGGGTCTGGCCTTTACTATGACGTGTAAGGTGACCAACGCGCGTGGTTTTGGTGTTAAGAAGAGTGTAGTGGAGTTCCAGAGAGTAGGTGGCAATGTATTGCCCACCTATGCACTGCAGAAAGGCTCGAAATGTTCAGGACATACAAAAATGCTTGGGTATGTACCCAGATGCGGGATGGGCACGGACGACGTCAACTCGAATATGAAGATTTACATCATGGAAATCATACAGGTTACAAAAAGTGATGTCACTGACTGGGTTTGTTCAATAATGTATCCAAAAATTCAGAAATCCCGGATTATGCATTTCAAACTGGCTG CTGTCAACTTGACCATGTCAGCGGAATCCAAAGATGCTGTGATAGATAAGCCATTTATTCTGACTTGTACGCTGGAACACCCTACTTCTGGTCTTGTTAGAGGTACACTTGAGTTTTTGAGGGGAACCAACGTCTTCGGCTCACTGCGGCAAGAAGGCCCGAAGTGCAGAGTAATCACCTCAACATCTAGAAGCTATAAATGCAAGTGCGGGAAGGGAACGGACCAAGTCGGCTCACGTGTTAAAATCTACCACATGGAGATCGTACGTCTAACATACCATGATAAATGGTACTGGTTTTGTGGTATAGAATTTGGTGACAAAAGCAACAAATTTTCTTTCTCGGAATTTA TTCCTTGCAAACTAAAGTGTAAAAACGGCGGAAGTCCTAACGATGTCTGTGACAAGTGTAATTGCGTTGGAAATTGGACGGGAAGTACATGTC GAGAATGTGGACTAACTTGTTTGAATGGTGGTACACTGCTTGCAATGTGCTCTGGATGCATATGCCGTTCAGGATTCAAAGGACCCACGTGCGGTGAGTCTG tttttatgCTACGTGAGATGTGCCCCAGGTGCGGTGGAAGTTATAACAAGAGGTGCGTCACGCAGTCAGGGCTGTTTTTCGTGATGTTGAGGGGTCTCTTAGTTCGTAAGAGATGA
- the LOC121372971 gene encoding uncharacterized protein LOC121372971 codes for MGFLGPFTIRAKILMQEMWIESLDWDDPLASNLNEKAQQWFSELGQLVNIEVPQCLRLNQKKNIVSWTVHTFVDASEVAYGAVAYVRSTYSDGQVSCRLVAAKTIVSPFAAMSISRLELVAAVLGLRLSLAISRILDIPISRVVLWTDSMNVLWWIRGRSRNFKPFVANRIGEIQSSTETRQWCHVPTAANPADMLSRGIPASKLVSETFWWEGPDFLGLNEENWPDKNFQVAIKTSDIEVKRPFRTLFVAHQNDLKWRLDPKQVSSWRTLTRVHAWVSQFIRNCQMSKDDRLYGELQPDEIEDAEISQIILTQQEFFPEEYSVLKKGKILPLRSKLIGLQPFIDEDGVLHMNGRLKFAHFLSHDVRMPIILPRKSWVTKMIVNNIMKKGIMLQELIRH; via the coding sequence ATGGGGTTTCTGGGACCATTCACAATCAGAGCAAAGATACTTATGCAGGAAATGTGGATAGAGAGCTTAGATTGGGATGATCCATTGGCCAGCAATTTGAATGAGAAGGCTCAACAGTGGTTTAGTGAACTTGGTCAATTAGTCAATATTGAGGTACCACAATGTCTTCGTCTTAATCAGAAGAAAAACATAGTGTCGTGGACTGTGCATACATTTGTCGATGCTTCTGAAGTCGCATATGGTGCTGTAGCTTATGTCAGAAGTACATATAGTGATGGACAGGTCTCGTGTCGATTGGTAGCTGCAAAAACAATAGTCTCACCATTTGCTGCAATGAGTATATCTCGATTAGAATTGGTTGCAGCTGTTCTTGGACTGAGGTTGTCACTAGCAATTAGCAGAATTCTAGATATTCCGATTTCTCGAGTAGTGTTGTGGACAGACAGTATGAATGTGCTTTGGTGGATTCGTGGTCGAAGTAGAAACTTCAAACCCTTCGTAGCAAATCGAATTGGAGAAATTCAAAGTTCGACAGAAACTAGACAATGGTGTCATGTCCCAACAGCAGCTAATCCCGCAGACATGCTCTCTAGAGGAATACCTGCTTCAAAGCTCGTCAGTGAAACTTTCTGGTGGGAAGGTCCTGACTTTCTTGGATTGAATGAAGAAAACTGGCCAGACAAGAATTTTCAAGTTGCTATAAAGACTTCTGACATTGAGGTGAAAAGGCCTTTTAGGACTTTATTTGTTGCTCATCAAAACGATCTGAAATGGAGATTGGATCCAAAACAAGTTTCAAGTTGGAGAACATTGACACGAGTTCACGCTTGGGTTAGTCAGTTTATCAGAAACTGCCAGATGTCAAAAGATGATAGATTGTATGGCGAGTTGCAACCAGATGAAATAGAAGATGCAGAAATTAGTCAGATAATCTTGACACAACAAGAGTTTTTCCCTGAAGAGTATTCAGTTCTCAAAAAGGGGAAAATattacctctgagaagtaaactAATTGGGCTACAACCGTTTATTGATGAAGATGGAGTTCTTCACATGAATGGACGTCTCAAATTTGCACATTTCTTATCGCATGATGTTCGAATGCCAATTATATTGCCTCGAAAAAGTTGGGTTACAAAGATGATTGTAAACAACATCATGAAAAAGGGCATCATGTTACAGGAACTAATCAGACACTAG